The Flammeovirgaceae bacterium genome contains a region encoding:
- the rplL gene encoding 50S ribosomal protein L7/L12: MADIKSLGDQLVELTVKEVNELASYLKETYGIEPAAAAVAVAGPAAGGGAGAPAAEKTNFDVVLKAPGANKLQIVKLVKELTGLGLKEAKDVVDGAPKTIKEGLPKDEAENLKKQLVEAGAEVELK, translated from the coding sequence ATGGCGGACATTAAATCACTCGGAGATCAACTTGTTGAACTCACCGTAAAAGAAGTAAACGAACTGGCATCCTACCTGAAGGAAACCTATGGCATTGAACCGGCCGCTGCAGCGGTTGCAGTTGCAGGCCCTGCTGCCGGTGGTGGCGCTGGCGCTCCTGCTGCTGAAAAAACCAACTTCGATGTTGTGTTAAAAGCCCCCGGTGCCAACAAACTTCAAATCGTAAAGCTGGTGAAAGAACTTACCGGTCTTGGCCTGAAAGAAGCTAAAGATGTGGTAGACGGTGCACCGAAAACCATAAAAGAAGGATTACCGAAAGACGAAGCCGAAAACCTGAAGAAGCAACTCGTTGAGGCTGGTGCCGAAGTTGAGTTGAAGTAA